Sequence from the Methanobrevibacter arboriphilus genome:
ACTATCTAAAAATAAGAAAAAATCTTATAAGCAAATGCCAACGATTTACTGGCCATTTAAATGAAAATGACAGAAAAAAATCCAACGGTGTTGAATTTTATTTGTCTTTATTAGGGAAAAATACAACAAGTGTCAATAAGTATGCTTATTATAATGATTATATTTTAAAAGAGACTGAAAATAAACTTGATTTAGCTAATAAAACTATTAATATTCAAAATGAGAAAATAAAAGCTAAAAATGAAAAGTTAAAAAAAATAAATAAAAAACATCAAGATAAACTTAATGCAATATACTCTTCTAATAGTTGGCGAATGACTAAACTCTTTAGAAATATTAGAAATTTAAAACGATTTTAGAATTAATAATACAATCTTAATTAATTATATTATTTGAAATATATTAATTTTGAAGGATTATACTAGTATAAACTATGCTAATATAGTATACTAATATAATTATACTATAATAATATAAAAATATTATAAAAAGCATAAAAATAAATAACTTAGAATTATATAATTAAACATGTTTAATGAATATATTTAATGAAATATTCATGTTATGTATTAAGTTGTTATTGTAAATTAAGTTTTTATTGATTAATGGTTGTATTAAGGAGATATTATGGTAGATAACATCAAGATTTCAGTTATTGTGCCTGTTTATAATGTTGAAAAATATTTGTCTAATTGCTTAGATAGTATCATCAATCAGAGTTTAGAAGATATTGAAATCATCTGTGTTAATGATGGATCTACTGATAATTCATTGAAAATTTTAGAAGAATACGCTGCAAATGATAATAGAATCAGAATTATAACAAAGAAAAATGAAGGTTTAGGTGCAGCGAGAAAAACTGGTTTAGATAATTCCTCTGGGGAATATATATTATTCGTTGATTCTGATGACTATATAAAAAATGATGCATGTGAAAAAGTCTATGGAAATGCATTATCAAATGATTCTGAGCTAGTCTTTTTTAATTTTTGTGATTTCAATGAAAACAGAGTTTTTGATCCATGTATTTCATGTAATGCTTTTAATTCACTTAAAAATTCTGAAAATTTTAACAACTTAACATTCAAAGCATATGAAATAAAAGAATGTGTTTTAAATAGTTATTTCTCAGCTTGGTCAAAACTCTACAAAAAAAGTTTTCTATATAAATATGATGATTTTTATTTCCCAAAACATAGAATTTTTGAAGACCTTTTTTTCCATGTTCAAGTAATAATTAGGGCAGAACGGATATCCTATTGTAATGAAGGTTTATATCTATATAGGCGATCTAACTCAAATTCTATAATGAATAATACTAGAGAAAAGGTTTTTGATGTATTTATAGCTATAAATTTAATAAAAGAGTTTCTAATAAAAAATGACCTCTTTAATTATTATGATTATGAATTTTTATTATTTTATCTTCATCTATTTAATTCATGGTTTTATAAAATCAATGAAGAATATAAGCAAAAAT
This genomic interval carries:
- a CDS encoding glycosyltransferase family 2 protein encodes the protein MVDNIKISVIVPVYNVEKYLSNCLDSIINQSLEDIEIICVNDGSTDNSLKILEEYAANDNRIRIITKKNEGLGAARKTGLDNSSGEYILFVDSDDYIKNDACEKVYGNALSNDSELVFFNFCDFNENRVFDPCISCNAFNSLKNSENFNNLTFKAYEIKECVLNSYFSAWSKLYKKSFLYKYDDFYFPKHRIFEDLFFHVQVIIRAERISYCNEGLYLYRRSNSNSIMNNTREKVFDVFIAINLIKEFLIKNDLFNYYDYEFLLFYLHLFNSWFYKINEEYKQKFFEKFKRGLLDIHLKKEKIDKLPDIFHNLYFNTLDSEYYVEIDLKNKINEQAREINYNNINLKYYCEKIQKYEKSIDTYKKQNIKNNKKIKKYESKIKSQKNLINKNKKEILKIKNSNSWKITKPLRLFAKAFKNENNGKSE
- a CDS encoding polysaccharide pyruvyl transferase family protein, with the protein product MSTLYTPNEKFSLAEDLLNLYQSASCVITNRLHVALPCLAFNTPVLLLDNYNFDKDRFSGLKELLYTTEIDDYFQNYNIFDVENPPSNKNNYLKIRKNLISKCQRFTGHLNENDRKKSNGVEFYLSLLGKNTTSVNKYAYYNDYILKETENKLDLANKTINIQNEKIKAKNEKLKKINKKHQDKLNAIYSSNSWRMTKLFRNIRNLKRF